In Primulina huaijiensis isolate GDHJ02 chromosome 16, ASM1229523v2, whole genome shotgun sequence, a single genomic region encodes these proteins:
- the LOC140962130 gene encoding mitochondrial import receptor subunit TOM9-2-like, with product MPSLARSSESKSSSDGVLSRISNSSVAKKGKAAASNVSYVTKRLLKSTGKAAWIVATTFIVLGLPLIIEMEREAQFNELELQQSSLLGAPPAQPAFPGLPN from the coding sequence ATGCCTTCTCTGGCCAGATCAAGCGAGAGCAAGAGCAGCAGTGACGGCGTCCTATCCCGAATCTCCAATTCCTCGGTCGCGAAGAAGGGAAAGGCCGCCGCTTCCAATGTGTCCTACGTCACGAAGCGACTCCTGAAAAGCACGGGAAAGGCGGCTTGGATCGTCGCTACCACCTTCATTGTTCTGGGGCTTCCTTTGATCATTGAGATGGAGCGCGAGGCGCAGTTCAACGAGCTTGAACTCCAGCAAAGCTCCCTCCTTGGCGCACCTCCGGCGCAACCTGCTTTCCCCGGCCTACCAAACTGA